GGCCAGCGTCGGGGCCATGCCCAACGCGCCCAGGCTAGAGCCTGCAAGGCCGATACCGGCGACCTTGAAGAACTGACGACGGCTGAGATCCATCGTGCACTCCTGATCAGGTGGAACCCGGTACTTGAGCCGGGTTTTTCTGGACAATCACGGTTGCGGCAGACGGGCTGCCGATTCCTTAACTCTAGACAACGCCCCGCAGCCCAGTGTGAAAACCGACCGTCGGCCATTCATCGGTCACAAGTTCGCGCCCACAGGGGATGGGGGTTTATCATCGCGGGCACGACCCATCTCCGCCTTCAGAGACCGCGCATGACTTTCGATTTTGATCAGGTATTCGACCGCCACGACACCGGCAGCACCAAGTGGAGCCGTTACGCGGCCGACGTGTTGCCGATGTGGGTCGCTGACATGGATTTCGCGGCCCCTGCGGTGGTCATCGAGGCGCTGCAACAACGCCTTTTGCACCCGTTGGTGGGTTACAGCGTGGCCCAGGACAATCTGCGCGAGGCCATCGTCGCCGACCTGTGGGACAAATTCGCCTGGCGCGTGAAACCCCAGGAACTGGTGTTCCTGCCGGGCGTCGAGTCGGGTTTCAACATGGCGCTCAAGGCGCTGGTGCAGCCGCAGCAGAACGTCGTGGTGCAAACCCCGAACTATCCGCCGCTGCGTCACGCGCCGGGCCATTGGGGACTGAACCGGGTCGAGCTGGAATTCACCGCCCAGGCCGACGGCACCTACTCCACGCCACTCGACGCCTTGCGTGAATCCCTGACCGGTGGCGGCGCCCTGCTCCTGAGCAACCCGCACAACCCGATCGGCAAGGTTTTCGGCCGTGAAGAACTGCAAGCCGTGGCGGACATCTGCGTGGCGCAGGACGCGTGGATCATCTCCGACGAAATCCATGCCGAGTTGTGCTACGACGGTCGCGTGCACATTCCGACCGCGTCCCTGAGCCCGGAAATCGCCCGTCGCACCATCACCCTGATGTCCGCGAGCAAGGCCTACAACATTGCCGGCCTCAAGACCTCGTTCATGATCATTCAGGACAGCACCCTGCGCGAACGGGTCAACCATGCCCGCTGCGGCATGGTCGACAGCGTCAACCCGCTGGGTATGGAAGCCACCCGCGTGGCCTACAGCGAGGCCGGGCCTTGGCTTAAGGAACTGAAACACTACCTGCAAGCCAACCGAGATTATCTGGTCGATGCGGTTCGCCGCCGTCTGCCGGGCGTGACGATCAACGTGCCCCAGGGCACTTATCTGGCGTGGCTCGATTGCTCGGCGCTTGGGCTGGATAATCCGCAGCAGTTCTTCCTCGAACAGGCTCAGGTCGGGCTCAGCCCGGGGCTGGATTTCGGTGATCACAGCCAGCAATTCGTGCGCCTGAACTTCGGTTGCCCGCGTTCGCTGCTGGAAGAAGGCATTGCGCGGATGGAACGCAGTCTGGCCGAACGCAAGGCCTGATTCCAAAGCACCGCGCCGGGACCGTTTGCCAGAAAAACTGAACCGGCGCCCCGCACACGTCTCAATACCTTCAAGGCCCCACACGGGTCGCGAGGGTCAGGACGGGCCGGCAGCCATGACATTTATCATCTGGGTAACGGTCCTCGGTGCTGTTCTGCTGATCCTCGCGCTGACCTCGTCGTACCTGCGCTGGATGCCGGTGACCACCTCGGCGGTGTGTCTGCTGCTTGGCATCGGGATCGGACCTGTGGGACTCGATCTGCTGAAGTTGCCACTGGAACATGCTTCGTCCTGGATGGAGCACCTGACCGAAGTCGCGGTGCTGTTTTCGCTGTTCGTCTGCGGTTTGAAGCTGCGCTTGCCGTTACGCGACAAGCGTTGGCGAATCGCCTTTGGCCTGGCGGGGCCTGTGATGGTGCTGACGATCATCGGTGTCAGCCTGTTGCTGCACTTCGGGCTGAAAATGTCGTGGGGACCATCGCTGCTGATCGGCGCGATTCTGGCGCCCACCGACCCGGTGCTGGCCGCTCTGGTGCAAGTCAACGATGCGCGGGACGTCGACGGTGTGCGCTTCGGGCTGTCCGGCGAGGCCGGGCTCAATGACGGCGTGGCCTTTCCCTTTGTGATCCTCGGACTGTTGTTGCTGAAGGGTGATGGCCTGGCCGCCGAATGGAGTGACTGGGTATTGCGCGGCCTGCTCTGGGCAGTTCCCGCGGGTTTGCTCGTCGGCTACTGGATGGGTCGCGGCATCGGTCGGGCCACGCTGGCCCTGCAGATCCGCCATGAAGACAGCACCGTGAGCCCCAACGACTATCTGGCGCTGGCCCTGATTGCGCTCGCTTATGTGGTGGCCGATTTTATCGGTGGCTATGGCTTTCTGTCGGTGTTTGCCGCCGGACTGGGCCTGCGACAGGAGGAAGTGAAGTCCACCGGCGCCCATCAACCGCCCGCCGAGCATCTGGTGCAACCAGTGGTCGGTCACCAGAATGTCGAACCGCAACACGCCGTACATGGCGATACCGAACGGCTGGAAGACAGTCAGGTGGCCGCCGGCATCATGATGGGCGACATGCTCGCCTTCGGCAGCCTGGTGGAGCGGGCCATGGAAGTGTTTCTGGTGACTCTGCTCGGCGTGGTGCTGGTCACTCACTGGGACTGGCGGGCGCTGTGGGTCGGCGGCGTGCTGTTCTGCATCATCCGCCCGGCCTGTGTGGCGCTGATGCCGTGGGGATCATTACTGGTGTGGCGTCAGCGGATGTTGATCGGTTGGTTCGGCATTCGTGGCATCGGCAGTCTGTTCTACCTGTTCTACGCCCTCAATCACGGGCTGGGCGACACAGTGGCCGCGCAGAGTACCGATCTCACCCTTTCGGTCGTGGCCCTGAGCATTTTGCTGCACGGCATCAGCACCCAACCGCTCCTGGCTCGTTACGAGCAACTGAAAAAGCAGAAAAGCTGATGTTTTTCTCAGCCTCCCGGGTTGGTGACCTGGATGAAAACCGCATAGCTGCCGAGCAACACCCAGAACGTGGCAAAAATCCACGGCGTGCGCAGGGAAAACAGCAGGGATTTGCAGTAACCCTTGTGACTGGACTCCATTTCACTGAACAACGGTGATTCATCATAGGCCAGCCCCATCAAGGGCTCGCTGCTCAACAGTTCGCTCTGCTTGAAGTGCCAATGATCGATGATGTCGTAGGCCGCGCGGATGCCCGGCCAGGCGTTGAGCGAGCTGAGCAGCCCCAGCAACGCCAGAAAGGGCGGCACCACCAACGTAAACAGCTTGCCCCACTCCGGATTCAGGTTGGCCATGCAGGAGGCGAAGGCAATCACCAGAAACGATTGCGCCGCCAGATAGGCGTCGGTTCGATTGGCGAGAATGCTGGTTTCGTACTGGATTTCCCGCCGGTAGAAGTCCAGGCGTTCCTTGGGTGAACCGAACATTTTGGCATTGTGTTCGGTCAGGGTCTCTTCGGCGGTCGGTTGGGTCAATATGCGCGGCACGGGATGGACGCTCCGAAAGGCAAAGCGTTTGGAGGCGGCTGGCCTCGCACAAGTTCAGCCGGATCCCGCTCCGGCTCACTTCATCGACTGAGCGATGATCTCCACCAGATGCGTCTGATTGAACGGTTTCGACAGTCGCGGCAATCCGGCTGCAAACCCCTCGATGCGCTCGGCGTAGCCGGTGGCGAGGATGATCGGCAGCTCCGGTTTGAGCAGACGCACCGCGTGAGCCAACTGGGCGCCGCTCATCTGTGGCATAGCCATGTCGGTAATCATCAGGTCGATAACTTCACCTTGGTCGAACAGTTCCAGAGCCTGAGCACCGGAGGTCGCACTGATAACCCGGTGTCCCAGATCCTCCAGCAGGAGGCTGGTGCTGGTCAGCACCAGGCTGTCATCGTCCACCACCAGAACACTGATCCGCGGCACTGACGCCGTGGACGGCCGCGGACTCGAGGGCTTGGCAGCCACACCCGCGACGGCGACTGGCAACCAGAGCTCAGCGCAAGTCCCCTGCCCCTTTACGCTTTTAAGAATGAGACGCCCGCCCAGTTGCTCGATGAAGCCGTGCACCATCGACAACCCAAGTCCCGTCCCCTTGCCCAGACCTTTGGTGGTGAAGAACGGATCGGTCGCCGAGGCCAGCGTTTCATCGTCCATGCCTTCGCCGCTATCGGACACGCTCAGGCAGACATAACGCCCTGCCGTCAGACTCGACTGGCTCTGTTCCAGAACCACTTGCGGCTCTGCACTGATGACCACGGTGCCGCCCCCGGGCATCGCATCCCGGGCGTTGGTGGCAAGGTTGAGCACCGCCAGTTCCAGCTGGTTGGTATCGGCCAGCACCGCTTCAAGATCGTCGGGAAACTGCGTTTCGATGCGAATCCCCGGCCCCAGTGAACTGCGCAACAGGCCGGTAATGCCTTGCACCAGTTTCGGAATGTCCACGGCTTCGGTCTTGAGTTCCTGGCGCCGGGCGAAGGCCAGCATGCGCTGGGTCAGTGACACGCCGCGCAGCGCGCCTTGAGTGGCGTTTTCCAGCAGACGGCTGACTTTCGGGTCGTCGCCGACACGTTTGCGTACGATCTCCAGGTTACCGAGGATCACCGTCAGCAGATTGTTGAAGTCATGGGCGATACCGCCGCTGAGTTGGCCGATGGCCTGCATTTTCTGCGCCTGGAACAGCGCCTCGCGGGTTTGCTCCAGTGCCAGTTGCGCCTGGTGGGCTTCGGTCACGTCCCGGGTGATCTTGGCAAAGCCGAGCAGCGTGCCGGTTTCGCCGCGAATCGCATCGACCACCACGTGCGCCAGAAACCGCGTGCCGTCTTTGCGCAGGCGCCAGCTCTTGT
The sequence above is a segment of the Pseudomonas sp. HS6 genome. Coding sequences within it:
- a CDS encoding MalY/PatB family protein, with protein sequence MTFDFDQVFDRHDTGSTKWSRYAADVLPMWVADMDFAAPAVVIEALQQRLLHPLVGYSVAQDNLREAIVADLWDKFAWRVKPQELVFLPGVESGFNMALKALVQPQQNVVVQTPNYPPLRHAPGHWGLNRVELEFTAQADGTYSTPLDALRESLTGGGALLLSNPHNPIGKVFGREELQAVADICVAQDAWIISDEIHAELCYDGRVHIPTASLSPEIARRTITLMSASKAYNIAGLKTSFMIIQDSTLRERVNHARCGMVDSVNPLGMEATRVAYSEAGPWLKELKHYLQANRDYLVDAVRRRLPGVTINVPQGTYLAWLDCSALGLDNPQQFFLEQAQVGLSPGLDFGDHSQQFVRLNFGCPRSLLEEGIARMERSLAERKA
- a CDS encoding sodium:proton antiporter, with amino-acid sequence MTFIIWVTVLGAVLLILALTSSYLRWMPVTTSAVCLLLGIGIGPVGLDLLKLPLEHASSWMEHLTEVAVLFSLFVCGLKLRLPLRDKRWRIAFGLAGPVMVLTIIGVSLLLHFGLKMSWGPSLLIGAILAPTDPVLAALVQVNDARDVDGVRFGLSGEAGLNDGVAFPFVILGLLLLKGDGLAAEWSDWVLRGLLWAVPAGLLVGYWMGRGIGRATLALQIRHEDSTVSPNDYLALALIALAYVVADFIGGYGFLSVFAAGLGLRQEEVKSTGAHQPPAEHLVQPVVGHQNVEPQHAVHGDTERLEDSQVAAGIMMGDMLAFGSLVERAMEVFLVTLLGVVLVTHWDWRALWVGGVLFCIIRPACVALMPWGSLLVWRQRMLIGWFGIRGIGSLFYLFYALNHGLGDTVAAQSTDLTLSVVALSILLHGISTQPLLARYEQLKKQKS
- a CDS encoding PAS domain-containing sensor histidine kinase; the encoded protein is MSENKKSAAIEEMRFRLLIDAVVDYAIYMIDPGGIITSWNSGAKRFKGYEEAEILGEHFSRFYTDEDRAVGMPQRALDTAIREGRFEGEGWRVRKDGTHFWCHVVIDPIFSPSGQLLGFAKITRDLTDRKMAEETLKQSEQQFRLLVQGVTDYAIYMLSPEGRVTNWNPGAQRIKGYAPDEVIGKHFSMFYTPEDREKGEPQRALETAVREGRFENKSWRLRKDGTRFLAHVVVDAIRGETGTLLGFAKITRDVTEAHQAQLALEQTREALFQAQKMQAIGQLSGGIAHDFNNLLTVILGNLEIVRKRVGDDPKVSRLLENATQGALRGVSLTQRMLAFARRQELKTEAVDIPKLVQGITGLLRSSLGPGIRIETQFPDDLEAVLADTNQLELAVLNLATNARDAMPGGGTVVISAEPQVVLEQSQSSLTAGRYVCLSVSDSGEGMDDETLASATDPFFTTKGLGKGTGLGLSMVHGFIEQLGGRLILKSVKGQGTCAELWLPVAVAGVAAKPSSPRPSTASVPRISVLVVDDDSLVLTSTSLLLEDLGHRVISATSGAQALELFDQGEVIDLMITDMAMPQMSGAQLAHAVRLLKPELPIILATGYAERIEGFAAGLPRLSKPFNQTHLVEIIAQSMK